In one Hemiscyllium ocellatum isolate sHemOce1 chromosome 27, sHemOce1.pat.X.cur, whole genome shotgun sequence genomic region, the following are encoded:
- the LOC132828714 gene encoding zinc finger protein 551-like isoform X1: MEGNSTVHSGEKLYTCSECGRGFNRSSGLSRHKQTHSGEKPRKCGDCGKGFRCPSELERHRRIHTGERPFICSECGKGFTQLSTLQEHQQVHSEDRPFKCPNCGKCFKSSGELMTHQRVHSDERPFSCTDCGKCFRSSGELMSHQRVHTDERPFKCSDCGKCFKSSGNLMAHQRVHTVERPFKCSNCGKCFKSSWNLIEHQRVHTDERPFRCSHCGTGFKHSSQLTVHQRIHTGERPFTCTVCGSGFTQSSDLLKHQRLHTGERPFICSECGKGFSQSSHLLKHQRVHKQW; the protein is encoded by the coding sequence ATGGAGGGAAACAGCACTGTTCACAGCGGGGAGAAGTTGTACACGTGTTCTGAGTGTGGACGAGGCTTCAACCGATCATCTGGCCTTTCGAGACACAAACAAACTCACAGTGGGGAGAAACCACGGAAGTGTGGAGACTGTGGGAAAGGGTTTAGATGCCCATCTGAACTGGAAAGGCATCGGcgtattcacactggggagaggccatttatcTGCTCTgaatgtgggaaaggattcacccaGTTGTCCACCCTGCAGGAACACCAGCAGGTTCACTCTGAGGACCGACCTTTCAAATGTCCGAACTGTGGGAAATGTTTTAAAAGCTCTGGGGAGTTGATGACGCATCAACGTGTTCACAGTGATGAGAGACCCTTTAGTTGTACGGACTGTGGGAAGTGCTTCAGAAGTTCTGGTGAACTGATGTCCcatcagcgagttcacactgacgAAAGACCTTTTAAATGCTCAGACTGCGGGAAGTGCTTTAAAAGTTCTGGGAACCTTATGGCAcatcagcgagttcacactgTCGAGCGACCTTTTAAGTGTTCTAACTGCGGAAAATGCTTTAAGAGTTCCTGGAACCTGATAGAACATCAACGCGTTCACACTGACGagagaccattcaggtgctctcactgtgggaCAGGGTTCAAGCATTCATCCCAACTTACTGTACACCAGCgaattcacaccggggagaggccattcacctgcactgtgtgtgggagtgggttCACTCAGTCATCCGACCTTCTGAAACACCAGCGACTGCACACAGGGGAACggccattcatctgctctgaGTGTGGCAAGGGATTCAGTCAGTCATCccacctgctgaagcaccagcgagttcacaagcAATGGTAG
- the LOC132828717 gene encoding gastrula zinc finger protein XlCGF7.1-like, protein MEKPLECEDCGKRFRCQSELQVHQRNHTGEKPFTCSVCGKGFTASSKLGIHQQVHSDERPFKCTECGKQFKSARLLMCHKTVHTSERPFSCSDCEMRFKCSSNLSRHRRVHTGERPFTCNTCGIGFPRSSHLLKHQQVHTKQRPFTCSSCKKSFKTDNGLELHQLTHAKKRPFICSACGKGFTQSTHLLTHQRVHSDERPFKCPDCGKCYKSAGDLMCHQRIHTEEKPFRCSRCGTGYKRSGHLHKHQQLHTGE, encoded by the coding sequence ATGGAGAAACCATTGGAATGTGAGGACTGTGGGAAGAGATTCAGATGCCAGTCTGAACTGCAAGTTCACCAACGCAACCACaccggggagaaaccattcacctgctcagtgtgtggaaAGGGGTTCACTGCCTCATCCAAACTGGGGATACATCAGCAAGTTCACTCTGACGAGAGGCCATTTAAATGCACAGAGTGTGGGAAGCAGTTTAAAAGTGCGAGGTTACTGATGTGTCATAAGACTGTCCACACCAGCGAGAGACCGTTCAGCTGCTCTGACTGTGAGATGCGCTTCAAGTGCTCATCGAACCTGAGCAGACACCggcgggttcacactggggagaggccattcacctgcaaCACGTGTGGGATAGGATTCCCTCGGTCATCTCACCTGCTGAAACACCAGCAAGTTCACACCAAGCAGAGACCATTTACGTGTTCAAGTTGTAAGAAGAGTTTCAAAACTGACAACGGGCTCGAGCTCCATCAGCTGACTCATGCCAAGAAGAGACCATTCATCTGCTCAGCGTGTGGGAAGGGGTTTACTCAGTCAACCCATCTGCTCacacaccagcgggttcacagtGACGAGAGACCTTTTAAATGCCCAGACTGTGGGAAGTGCTATAAAAGTGCCGGAGACCTCATGTGCCATCAACGCATTCACACTGAGGAGAAACCATTCAGGTGCTCCCGCTGTGGGACTGGGTACAAGAGATCAGGTCACCTGCACAAACACCAGCAACTTCACACTGGGGAATGA